Genomic window (Alnus glutinosa chromosome 9, dhAlnGlut1.1, whole genome shotgun sequence):
ctctctctctctctctctcctctgtatctctctgtctctcgctctctctgtctcctctgtatcgttctctctctctctctctatctctatctctctctcgctctctctctctctcgctctctctctcacggtgtgttctctctgtaccgctctctctctctctctctctcctctgtatcgctctctctgtctctgtctctcgctctctctctctgtctctctctctcgctctctctctctctcacacggtgtgttctctctctctctctctgtatcgctctctctctctctctcacagtgtgttctctctctctctctgtatcgctctctctctctctgtatctctctctctctctgtctctctctgtatctctctctctctcgctctctctctctctgtctctcgctctctctctctctctctctctctctcgctctctgtatctctctctctccctactgAACTTGCTCGTACGTGTTttcctcttcaattttttttttttttttttttttttttttccagttattatatttttttcctctaaaagtaaagaattaaattaaaaatacaatttattatatttaaaaaataattaaatacagatttaaattaaataaaaaattattttttatttttttttaaaaaaaaaacatattgccacgtgtataataatacacgcggccaactgttggccgcgcgtattttaatacacgctgctaattggccgcgcgtattaaaatacacgcggccaattgtgcagTTAGTGTCAACCGAATCCACCGCATGTATTTACGTGGCCATttgcacgcggccaacagttcgccacgtgtacaatgaccgtacacgtggcgaactgcaagtggcgaaaaacaattttttttgtagtgaattaaGTAGTTTGACGAGATCATTTCTTCTGTTTGAATAAGCCATCTATGATATATAGTCGCCAATAAACAGTTTCTGCAGCTCTAAATGTTCAAAAATGTCCAATTCAATGCAACAAATGTGGGCCTGTAgttttacatattaaaaaataaaataaagggataattacacttaaccccacTGATTTATCCATGGTGTGGTGATTTACCCCCCAATATACCAAAATTGGTatatgacccccccgaacttgccaacgtgtggcaaaatcaaccttccgtccaatcgaccgttcgtttggacgaaaagtcggtcacgtgcaagtcacgtgacttagggagggtctctgtcttaaacggtcacgtgattTGCATGTGACCGACCTTCCGTCCAAAcaaacggtcgattggacggaaggatGATTTTGCCACGTGTTGGCAAGTttgggggggtcatgtaccaattttggtacattggggggtaaatcgccacaccgtggataaatcagaaggattaagtataattattcctaaaataaaataaaaatccatggATGATCATTGAATGCACTGATTATACCAAATCAGTTAATTGTTGTTAacttaaatttatctttttcttatctgtttaaacttttgagataagtgttgatttaaatgaaataagtgTTGTCAGTACACTTGTAaagtttgtgtttcatattgGCAAAGCATAAAGATTAATGAGTAatattttttgtacaactcttacacaatttttgtacaactctaacaactttttttaggatcaaccattgaatatttagggtttacatgcaggaaaacaaatccaataataaattataaaaaaagtagttagaattgtgcaaaagttgtgtaagaattgtaTAATAAACATTACTTAAAGATTAATAGTAGTTAATATATCTTGGTGGACCCAAGTTCATTAGCTTAGGCTTTTAGGCTAGAAGTTGTGTCTCAAAACTTCAATACACCTAAAGAGAAAACATATTTGTTGGTTGAATTTGTTAAGAGTATGTcccacattaaaaaataaataaagaaaatgaaaagtcaATGGACTTGAGTGATTTCCAAATATGTATATGTTTACTCTTGCGATTCTCTCCCTAATAATTccctccttttattttctttttaaaaaaattccctCCTCTACACGTAACAACAACATCAAATTGACAAGACCTTTCTAATAAGACATGATCCCATCCATCCCAAGTACATCAAAAATAATGGTATCATTATATTACGAGTAATAATGCTTATTGTATACAAAGTGTACACAATTCCTTAGTATTTattgattaattttattttatttttttaaaaaaaaaaattgcttgacACAATTTGTGTACGACAAGCATTattcttataatattaattgGTCAATCGGTATAGGAATCtgacaaatttaataatttttcttaaaaaagttGCAGGGTATTAGTCCATGAAAATAAATTTGGCAATATTAATTActacttctagaaattctacCTCATATGGCCTATTAgatgaaattaaaattgacaatttttaatatgaTTTGCGAACACGACACggatttaatataaaattaaatgattttgattaaagAGTCAGACCCCTTTAGTTAAATAAGTCGGGTtataattgacctatatagtcttattcATATGTTTCGATATGACCTAAATTCGACACAAAATATGACTCACGAATTCGATatgaacccaatacaaaattagagagtTAAGGGTGAAGAGATttactcgtttaattaaatgggtcgtgttttagttgacttatataatcttatacccatATCTCAAAACAAACTGAACCCAACGTGTGAACACGAGTCACCGCCCCTAAATGAAGCAAATCAGCTCGTACAAGCTTGGGTACAAGAACATTAATTCACTGCAGGCCAACCTGCACATGATGAATAATAAAAGCTCTGTATACTCGAATAAAAccaaaggataaaaaaaaaaaaaaaaaaaaaatggcatacgATGGATATTTGTGGgcattttaattttagttataATTGAAGAAGCAAATGAATGAgcgaaccaaaaagaaaagaattggcACAGGATCAAATATTGGTGTTAGCCTATACTTCTAATACCATGTAAGAATTTATTAGCTAGGAAGAAgagagaacaagaaagagaaacaTATAGAATTAAGGTGATTCGGCCTATGGCTTACGTTCATACGTCAAAGCCTTTTTTTTGctacatcttttatttttattttattatatataagactctatttatagagaaaatagtCTAAACGTTTATAAGTctctcttctacttctacactaacaacaataaatttaatttatcttCAGAAAACTCTTACCTTCTTagtgcttgtaactcttgtcccACTAATTACAAACACACCCTGAGATTTTGGGCAAAATCAAAGCACATGAAGGTCGAATTTTTTCTGAAACTAGCGTCGAAAAATTATGTACAAGGACTGGccctttcttcaaattttgaatcaaACATGACTTTTGTAAACCTTCTACTAATACCGAAACCCCACATGTATGTACACTTTCAACTAATTTCCGAGGTTGACAACTGACAAGTAACTGCTACCGAAGCCCTTGTCTGCAAACTCTGAATTAAAGATGACCTGTAAACCCGAAAAGAATCGGTTAAGATGACTTGTTCAAATATCTTGTTTgacaaacacttttttttttttttttttctctttttttattaaaaaaaaagtaaccatATAATACTTACAAAAGAGACGGTAAAATGAACGTGATAAATGAGTTTAAATAGTAACAtcacttatttatatatatatatatatatatatatatatatatatatatatatatatatatatatatatgactgcctataaaaattaagttgGGATAAGTAGTTGATAAGAAAATTGTTTATAGTTagagttaataattttttacatgacttgCAAAATCAACACGAATTTAACATGAAATTAGAAGGTTACGGTTAATgagttaaattaaatttaacttatataatcttatatttatatcttGACATGATTATAACCTGATACGAGAACACGCATTAACACCCTACTCAAAGGAGGctatagaatgaaaaaaaaaatgttcattgaaaacacattgaaaatatttatttcaaatgGTGGTAAGATTGCCGAGTACGAAGGAAATTAAGATTGGGacaattttctttccttgcgGTAACAAGAAGGCATTGGAAGAATCATTTTTCTATTGCCCTacgaaaacaaaacaataaatgatGAGTAATGACATCTGATCCATCTAAAGGAAGAGGTTAAAAAGTCGTTTACCTAATTACAAATTTTAGTCGGTCTTCTCATCTCTTTGGAGGGAAAGTGGTTGGTTCCCTTTGACTGTGTCCTCTGGGAATTAGATGCTCACATTTTCTGAAACCTCTCTATGTCTACAAAAAAAGATCTTCCACTATATATGCTCGTGTTTTTCGTTTCAATCTGTTTTGATCTTCTCCCCACCACATTTAACATGAAAAAACGCCTTCGTTTACAAAAAGCAGGCTTTTTTCCTCTCTACCCAATGGCTACGTTTCTTAGATCACTTCATTTTCTGATACTTCTCTATGTTTCCAATATTCCATTGGCCTTCGCTCAAGACGAAAACCAATTTATCTACAATGGCTTCAAGCGAGCCAAGCTTCATCTTGATGGAACCGCAGTAATCCATAGCAATGGTTTATTGCAGCTAACCAACATTTCATACCAACAAGTTGGCCGTGCTTTTTACCAATTTCCTATAAAATTCAACACAACTTCACCCACTTTAACTTcgtctctttcattttctacaaACTTTGTGTTTGCTATGGTTCCTCAAGTGCAAAATTTTGGTGGTCACGGCATTGCCTTCACCATCAGCCCCACGAGGGACTTCACCCATGCCACTGGAAATAAGTATATGGGGCTCTTCAATTCTTCCAATGACGGCCTTCCTGGAAATCACATCTTGGCCATCGAGCTTGATACTACTGAGAACCCTGAATTTGGAGATATTGATAAAAACCATGTGGGAATCGATGTCAACGGCATGGAATCAGTTGAATCAGCTCCGGCAACGTATTTTACCGATAAAGAAGGGAAGAATATAAGCTTGGAGCTTGTGAGTGGAAATCCAATGCACCTTTGGATAGACTATAATGAAGCAGAGAAGTTACTGAATGTAACACTTGCCCCAACCAGGATCCCAAAACCAAACAGGCCTCTCTTGTCAAGACACATCaacctctctcaaattctcttgGAATCCATGTATGTTGGTTTCTCTTCAGCGACAGGTAAACTTGCAAGTTACAACTACATTCTTGGATGGAGCTTTAATAAAAGTGGACCATCACAAAGCCTTGAAATTTCGAGACTTCCTCCACTTCCCCGACAGGGGAAAAGAGCGAAACCAGGCCCAGAAATAATAACTTCTCTCATAGCAGTAGCTCTTGTGCTGATAACCGTCACTGGAGCTGCTTACATTTTGAGGAGGAATAAATATGAAGAAATACGTGAAGATTGGGAAGAGGAGTATGGTCCCCACAGGTTCAGCTATAAAAGTCTCTACAAAGCAACCAAAGGTTTCAAAGAC
Coding sequences:
- the LOC133878287 gene encoding L-type lectin-domain containing receptor kinase SIT1-like produces the protein MATFLRSLHFLILLYVSNIPLAFAQDENQFIYNGFKRAKLHLDGTAVIHSNGLLQLTNISYQQVGRAFYQFPIKFNTTSPTLTSSLSFSTNFVFAMVPQVQNFGGHGIAFTISPTRDFTHATGNKYMGLFNSSNDGLPGNHILAIELDTTENPEFGDIDKNHVGIDVNGMESVESAPATYFTDKEGKNISLELVSGNPMHLWIDYNEAEKLLNVTLAPTRIPKPNRPLLSRHINLSQILLESMYVGFSSATGKLASYNYILGWSFNKSGPSQSLEISRLPPLPRQGKRAKPGPEIITSLIAVALVLITVTGAAYILRRNKYEEIREDWEEEYGPHRFSYKSLYKATKGFKDTELLGEGGFGKVYRGILASSNVQIAVKRVSHDSKQGMKEFVAEIVTMGRLRHRNLVQLLGYCRRRGELLLVYDYMPNGSLDKFLYSNENPNLNWFQRFRIIRGVAAGLLYLHEEWEQVVLHRDVKASNVLLDAELNGRLGDFGLARLYDHGTNPQTTHVVGTVGYLAPELSRTGRATTCSDVFAFGAFMLEVACGRRPIELQAQGVILVDWVSECWRREAILDASDPRLEGNYVVEEMKLVLKIGLFCSHAMPTARPSMRQVMQLLDGDADLPEVPHDSAFGPFASSESSDFMTFPFTLSSAPSMCTTDSILKSGR